In Choloepus didactylus isolate mChoDid1 chromosome 6, mChoDid1.pri, whole genome shotgun sequence, one DNA window encodes the following:
- the LOC119537022 gene encoding putative olfactory receptor 56B2, protein MIQVLRDSNTSKFQVSEFILMGFPGIHEWQHWLSLPLALLYLLALSANILILVIIKQDAALHQPVYHFLGILAVGDMGLATTIMPKIFAILWFNAKAISLPECFAQMYVIHCFVGMESGIFVCMAVDRYVAICQPLQYPSVITNSFVIKATVFMVLRNSLFTIPVPVLAAQRHYCSHSQIENCLCSNLGVTSLSCDDRLVNSIYQLILAWTLMGSDLGMIILSYALILRSVLRLNSAEAASKALSTCTSHLILILFFYTAVIVISITHSKIKTVPLFPVLLNVLHNVIPPALNPMVYALKNKELRQGLHKVLKLCIKRN, encoded by the coding sequence ATGATCCAGGTTCTCAGAGATTCCAACACCTCTAAGTTCCAGGTCTCCGAGTTCATCCTGATGGGATTCCCAGGCATTCATGAGTGGCAGCACTGGCTCTCACTCCCTCTGGCTCTACTCTACCTCTTAGCTCTCAGTGCCAATATCCTTATCCTGGTCATCATCAAACAAGACGCTGCACTGCATCAGCCCGTGTACCATTTCCTGGGCATCCTGGCTGTGGGAGATATGGGCCTGGCTACTACCATCATGCCCAAGATTTTTGCCATATTGTGGTTCAATGCTAAGGCCATTAGTCTTCCTGAGTGCTTTGCTCAAATGTATGTCATACATTGTTTTGTGGGCATGGAGTCAGGCATCTTCGTCTGCATGGCTGTAGATAGATATGTAGCCATTTGCCAACCCCTACAATATCCATCAGTAATTACCAATTCTTTTGTGATCAAAGCCACTGTGTTCATGGTACTCAGAAACAGCCTGTTTACCATCCCAGTGCCTGTGTTGGCTGCTCAGAGACACTACTGCTCCCACAGTCAAATTGAGAACTGTCTGTGCTCTAACCTTGGAGTCACGAGCTTATCATGTGATGACAGGTTGGTCAATAGTATCTACCAGCTAATTCTGGCTTGGACACTCATGGGCAGTGACCTGGGTATGATTATTTTATCTTATGCCTTGATACTTCGCTCTGTGCTAAGGCTGAATTCAGCAGAAGCTGCATCCAAGGCCCTGAGTACCTGTACATCTCATCTCatcttaattcttttcttctacacAGCTGTCATTGTCATTTCCATCACCCACagtaaaataaagacagttcCCCTCTTTCCCGTTCTACTCAATGTATTACACAATGTCATTCCCCCTGCCCTCAACCCCATGGTCTATGCACTCAAGAACAAGGAGCTGAGGCAGGGTTTGCACAAAGTGCTTAAACTGTGCATCAAGAGAAACTAA
- the LOC119536487 gene encoding olfactory receptor 52N5 encodes MLVSNSSYVAPESFILGGIPGLERAHIWISLPLCAMYITSLVGNLGLVYLIHCEESLHRPMYFFLAMLSLVDLFTCTTTLPRALCIFWLNIKKINFNACLAQMFFVHGFTGVESGVLMLMALDRYVAICYPLRYATILTNPVIAKVGLATFLRGVMLMIPFPFLVKRLPFCKSNIVSHTYCDHMSVVKLSCASIKVNVIYGLMVALLIGVFDISCISVSYTMILRAVISLSSADARQKAFSTCTAHISAIIITYVPAFFTFFTHRFGEHTIPPPLHIIVANLYLLLPPTLNPIVYGVKTKQIRESVIKFFQGEKGSS; translated from the coding sequence ATGCTGGTATCCAACAGTTCATATGTGGCTCCAGAATCTTTTATTCTGGGTGGCATTCCTGGTTTGGAAAGGGCACACATTTGGATCTCCCTTCCACTCTGTGCAATGTATATTACCTCCCTTGTGGGTAACCTTGGCCTTGTGTATCTCATTCACTGTGAGGAGTCCTTACATCGTCCAATGTACTTCTTTCTGGCTATGCTCTCCCTCGTTGACCTCTTCACTTGCACCACCACCCTACCCAGAGCACTGTGTATTTTCTGGTTAAATATCAAGAAAATTAACTTCAATGCTTGCTTGGCCCAGATGTTCTTTGTCCATGGGTTCACAGGTGTGGAATCTGGGGTGCTCATGCTGATGGCTCTGGACCGTTATGTGGCAATTTGCTACCCATTGCGTTATGCTACCATCCTCACTAATCCTGTCATTGCCAAAGTGGGGCTTGCTACCTTCCTGAGGGGTGTGATGCTGATGATTCCTTTCCCATTCTTGGTCAAGCGtttgcccttctgcaaaagcaaTATTGTCTCCCATACTTATTGTGACCACATGTCTGTGGTGAAGTTATCCTGTGCCAGCATCAAGGTCAATGTCATCTATGGTCTGATGGTTGCCCTCCTGATTGGAGTGTTTGACATCAGCTGTATCTCTGTGTCTTACACTATGATCCTCCGAGCCGTCATCAGCCTCTCATCAGCAGATGCCCGGCAGAAGGCCTTCAGCACTTGCACAGCACATATATCTGCCATCATAATCACCTATGTTCCAGCATTCTTTACTTTCTTTACCCACCGTTTTGGGGAACACACTATCCCCCCTCCTCTTCACATTATTGTGGCTAACCTCTATTTGCTTCTTCCCCCAACTCTGAACCCCATTGTTTATGGGGTGAAGACAAAACAGATCCGAGAAAGTGTTATAAAGTTCTTCCAGGGTGAGAAAGGATCAAGTTGA